A window of the Pongo abelii isolate AG06213 chromosome 10, NHGRI_mPonAbe1-v2.0_pri, whole genome shotgun sequence genome harbors these coding sequences:
- the OLR1 gene encoding oxidized low-density lipoprotein receptor 1, producing the protein MTFDDLKIQTVKDQPDEKSNGKKAKGLQFLYSPWWCLVAVTLGVLCLGLVVTIMALGMQLSQVSDLLTQQQANLTHQKNKLEGQISARQQAEEASQESQNELKEMIETLARKLNEKSKEQMELHYQNLNLQETLKRVANCSAPCPQDWIWHEENCYLFSSGSFNWEKSQEKCLSLDAKLLKINNTADLDFIQQAISYSSFPFWMGLSRRNPSYPWLWEDGSPLMPHLFRVRGAVSQTYPSGTCAYIQRGAVYAENCILAAFSICQKKANLRAQ; encoded by the exons ATGACTTTTGATGACCTAAAGATCCAGACTGTGAAGGACCAGCCTGATGAGAAGTCAAATGGAAAAAAAGCTAAAG gtcttcagtttctttattctCCATGGTGGTGCCTGGTTGCTGTGACTCTAGGGGTCCTTTGCCTGGGATTAGTAGTGACCATTATGGCGCTGGGCATGCAAT TATCCCAGGTGTCTGACCTCCTAACACAACAGCAAGCCAACCTAACTCACCAGAAAAATAAACTGGAGGGACAGATCTCAGCCCGGCAACAAGCAGAAGAAGCTTCACAGGAGTCACAAAACGAACTCAAGGAAATGATAGAAACCCTTGCTCGGAAGCTGAATGAGAAATCCAAAGAGCAAATGGAACTTCACTACCAGAATCTGAATCTCCAAGAAACACTGAAGAGAGTAGCAAATTGTTCAG CTCCTTGTCCGCAAGACTGGATCTGGCATGAAGAAAACTGTTACCTATTTTCCTCGGGCTCATTTAACTGGGAAAAGAGCCAAGAGAAGTGCTTGTCTTTGGATGCCAAGTTGCTGAAAATTAATAACACAGCTGATCTG GACTTCATCCAGCAAGCAATTTCCTATTCCAGTTTTCCATTCTGGATGGGGCTGTCTCGGAGGAACCCCAGCTACCCATGGCTCTGGGAGGATGGTTCTCCTTTGATGCCCCACTT ATTTAGAGTCCGAGGTGCTGTTTCCCAGACATACCCTTCAGGTACCTGTGCATATATACAACGAGGAGCTGTTTACGCGGAAAACTGCATTTTAGCTGCCTTCAGTATATGTCAGAAGAAGGCAAACCTAAGAGCACAGTGA